A genome region from Stenotrophomonas maltophilia includes the following:
- the acnA gene encoding aconitate hydratase AcnA — MSDSFSTRSQLNVGGKTYDYFSLPTLGQRFDISHLPYSMKILLENLLRHEDGGATVGPDHIEAVARWNPSAEPDTEIAFMPARVVLQDFTGVPCVVDLAAMRDAVVKLGGSPEQINPQIPSELVIDHSVQVDVFGKPDALDLNGKIEFQRNQERYGFLRWGQKAFDNFKVVPPNTGIVHQVNLENLARVVMTADKDGKAVAYPDTVFGTDSHTTMINGIGVLGWGVGGIEAEAAMLGQPSSMLIPQVVGFKLTGKLPEGATATDLVLTVTQMLRKLGVVGKFVEFYGDGLQHLPLADRATIGNMAPEYGATCGIFPIDAESLNYLRLSGRSEEQINLVEAYAKAQGLWHEPGSPHAQYSTTLELDMGTVKPSLAGPKRPQDRVLLEDVQKNYREALVGMTANRDKRSEDVSSFVNEGGGAAVGNEQLAKGYADIETEGRKVRLKDGAVVIAAITSCTNTSNPAVMIGAGLLARNAAAKGLNRQPWVKTSLGPGSRVVTDYLEKAGVLKELEKIGFYVVGYGCTTCIGNSGPLPTEVSAGIATGDLVVTSVLSGNRNFEGRVHPEVKMNYLASPPLVVAYAIAGTTDIDLTTQPLGTGSDGQPVFLRDIWPSNKEIGDVIAATIGPEMFKQNYADVFKGDTRWNTIASPDGNLYEWSDASTYIKNPPYFDGMTMQTGSIDDVHGARVMGLFGDSITTDHISPAGNIKKDSPAGRFLQERGVQPADFNSYGSRRGNDDVMVRGTFANIRIKNLMFGGEEGGNTLYYPAGGGQPEKLAIYDAAMKYKADKVPLVVLAGKEYGTGSSRDWAAKGTLLLGVKAVIAESFERIHRSNLVGMGVLPLQFRNGENAQSLGLDGSEVIDITGLQDGASKRATVTATKADGTKKTFEVSVMLLTPKEVEYFRHGGLLQYVLRQLASK; from the coding sequence ATGAGCGATTCGTTCTCCACCCGCAGCCAGCTGAACGTCGGCGGCAAGACCTACGACTACTTCAGCCTGCCCACGCTGGGCCAGCGCTTCGATATCTCCCACCTGCCCTACTCGATGAAGATCCTGCTGGAGAACCTGCTCCGGCATGAGGACGGCGGCGCCACCGTCGGCCCGGACCACATCGAAGCCGTGGCCCGCTGGAACCCGTCCGCCGAACCGGACACCGAGATCGCCTTCATGCCGGCGCGCGTGGTCCTGCAGGACTTCACCGGCGTGCCCTGCGTGGTCGACCTGGCCGCAATGCGCGACGCGGTGGTCAAGCTCGGCGGCTCGCCCGAGCAGATCAACCCGCAGATTCCCTCCGAGCTGGTCATCGACCACTCGGTGCAGGTCGACGTGTTCGGCAAGCCCGACGCGCTGGACCTCAACGGCAAGATCGAATTCCAGCGCAACCAGGAACGCTACGGCTTCCTGCGCTGGGGCCAGAAGGCCTTCGACAACTTCAAGGTGGTGCCGCCCAACACCGGCATCGTCCACCAGGTGAACCTGGAAAACCTGGCCCGCGTGGTGATGACCGCGGACAAGGACGGCAAGGCCGTTGCCTACCCCGATACCGTGTTCGGTACCGACAGCCACACCACCATGATCAACGGCATCGGCGTGCTCGGCTGGGGCGTGGGCGGCATCGAGGCGGAGGCGGCCATGCTCGGCCAGCCATCGTCGATGCTGATCCCACAGGTGGTCGGCTTCAAGCTGACCGGCAAGCTGCCCGAAGGCGCCACCGCCACCGACCTGGTGCTGACCGTCACCCAGATGCTGCGCAAGCTGGGCGTGGTCGGCAAGTTCGTCGAGTTCTACGGTGACGGCCTGCAGCACCTGCCGCTGGCCGACCGCGCCACCATCGGCAACATGGCCCCGGAATACGGCGCTACCTGCGGCATCTTCCCGATCGACGCCGAATCGCTGAACTACCTGCGCCTGTCCGGCCGCAGCGAAGAACAGATCAACCTGGTCGAAGCCTACGCCAAGGCGCAGGGCCTGTGGCACGAACCGGGCAGCCCGCACGCCCAGTACAGCACCACGCTGGAACTGGACATGGGCACGGTGAAGCCGTCGCTGGCCGGCCCCAAGCGCCCGCAGGACCGCGTGCTGCTGGAAGACGTGCAGAAGAACTACCGCGAAGCGCTGGTCGGCATGACCGCCAACCGTGACAAGCGCAGCGAGGATGTGTCCTCGTTCGTCAATGAAGGCGGCGGCGCCGCGGTCGGCAACGAGCAGCTGGCCAAGGGCTACGCCGACATCGAAACCGAAGGCCGCAAGGTCCGCCTGAAGGACGGTGCGGTAGTCATCGCTGCCATCACCTCGTGCACCAACACCTCCAACCCGGCGGTGATGATCGGCGCCGGCCTGCTGGCCCGCAACGCGGCCGCCAAGGGCCTGAACCGCCAGCCGTGGGTGAAGACCTCGCTCGGGCCGGGCTCGCGCGTGGTCACCGACTACCTGGAAAAGGCCGGTGTACTGAAGGAGCTGGAGAAGATCGGCTTCTACGTGGTCGGTTACGGCTGCACCACCTGCATCGGCAACTCCGGCCCGCTGCCGACCGAAGTCAGCGCCGGCATCGCCACCGGCGACCTGGTGGTGACCTCGGTGCTGTCGGGCAACCGCAACTTCGAGGGCCGCGTGCATCCCGAAGTGAAGATGAACTACCTGGCCAGCCCACCGCTGGTGGTGGCCTATGCCATTGCCGGCACCACCGACATCGACCTGACCACCCAGCCGCTGGGTACCGGCAGCGATGGCCAGCCGGTGTTCCTGCGCGACATCTGGCCGAGCAACAAGGAAATCGGCGACGTCATCGCCGCCACCATCGGCCCGGAAATGTTCAAGCAGAACTACGCCGATGTGTTCAAGGGTGACACCCGCTGGAACACCATCGCCTCGCCGGACGGCAATCTGTACGAGTGGAGCGATGCCTCCACCTACATCAAGAACCCGCCGTACTTCGATGGCATGACCATGCAGACCGGCAGCATCGACGACGTGCACGGCGCGCGCGTGATGGGCCTGTTCGGCGATTCGATCACCACCGACCACATCTCCCCGGCCGGCAACATCAAGAAGGATTCGCCCGCAGGCCGCTTCCTGCAGGAACGCGGCGTGCAGCCGGCCGACTTCAACAGCTACGGCAGCCGCCGCGGCAACGATGACGTGATGGTCCGCGGTACCTTCGCCAACATCCGCATCAAGAACCTGATGTTCGGTGGCGAGGAAGGCGGCAACACCCTGTACTACCCGGCCGGTGGCGGCCAGCCGGAGAAGCTGGCGATCTACGATGCGGCCATGAAGTACAAGGCCGACAAGGTGCCGCTGGTGGTGCTGGCCGGCAAGGAATACGGCACCGGCTCGTCGCGCGACTGGGCAGCCAAGGGCACCCTGCTGCTGGGGGTGAAGGCGGTCATCGCCGAAAGCTTCGAGCGCATCCACCGCTCCAACCTGGTCGGCATGGGCGTGCTGCCGCTGCAGTTCCGCAACGGCGAAAACGCACAGAGCCTGGGCCTGGACGGTTCGGAGGTGATCGACATCACCGGCCTGCAGGACGGTGCCAGCAAGCGCGCCACGGTCACTGCGACCAAGGCCGACGGCACGAAGAAGACCTTCGAAGTGTCGGTGATGCTGCTGACTCCGAAGGAGGTCGAGTACTTCCGTCATGGCGGCCTGCTGCAGTACGTGCTGCGCCAGCTGGCCAGCAAATAA
- a CDS encoding BCCT family transporter: protein MSSLAHPKRSPLRLNRFVFFSSSVSIGILGLLTVLYPEGSEHWLQWAQAEVSAAFGWWYMLLIVLCLGFVLWLAFSPYGRIRLGHNEESPAFGYVAWVSMLFSAGIGIALLYYGAYEPLDHFLNPPGQPGGTVAAGREAMVLTFLHWGLHGWALYALVGVALGYFAYRRDLPLALRSALYPIFGERIHGRIGDMVDGFGILATLISMVTNLGIGALVVQSGLVYLFNIPDTPQVLVAIVLVMMAVATIGVVAGVEKGIAWLSNLNVRLLCGLLLFVLVTGPTLHLFDGLIQNTGDYLGAFVRKSFDMYLNDPKGREWMGSWTLFYWAWWIAWAPFVGLFVARISRGRTIREVIMGVLLIPLGFTLAWLSIFGNTAIDLVLNHGQAILGDVAQHDAAMTLFKLLEYLPAAPYMAGAAVVIGFVLFLTPVDSGTLMIANLCTRRVDDGVEDGHDAPIWLRVFWAAGITVASVGLLLAGNFSAMQTAVVLCGLPFSFTLAFYMWGLLKALRTDPDAPRR from the coding sequence ATGTCTTCCCTGGCTCATCCCAAGCGTTCGCCCCTGCGCTTGAACCGTTTTGTGTTCTTCAGTTCCTCGGTGTCGATCGGCATCCTCGGGCTGCTCACCGTTCTCTATCCCGAAGGCAGCGAGCACTGGCTGCAATGGGCGCAGGCCGAGGTCTCGGCGGCGTTCGGCTGGTGGTACATGCTGCTGATCGTGCTGTGCCTGGGCTTCGTGCTGTGGCTGGCGTTCTCGCCGTACGGCCGCATCCGCCTGGGCCACAACGAGGAATCACCGGCGTTCGGCTACGTGGCCTGGGTGTCGATGCTGTTCTCGGCCGGCATCGGCATCGCGCTGTTGTACTACGGCGCCTACGAGCCGCTGGACCATTTCCTCAATCCTCCCGGGCAGCCCGGCGGTACCGTGGCCGCCGGCCGCGAGGCGATGGTGCTGACCTTCCTGCATTGGGGCCTGCACGGCTGGGCGCTGTACGCGCTGGTCGGCGTGGCGCTGGGCTACTTCGCCTACCGCCGCGACCTGCCGCTGGCGCTGCGCTCGGCGCTGTACCCGATCTTCGGTGAGCGCATCCACGGCCGCATCGGTGACATGGTGGATGGTTTCGGCATCCTGGCCACGCTGATCTCGATGGTGACCAACCTCGGCATCGGCGCGCTGGTGGTGCAGTCCGGCCTGGTCTACCTGTTCAACATCCCGGATACGCCGCAGGTGCTGGTGGCGATCGTGCTGGTGATGATGGCGGTGGCCACCATCGGCGTGGTCGCGGGCGTGGAGAAGGGCATCGCCTGGCTCTCCAACCTCAACGTGCGCCTGCTGTGCGGCCTGCTGCTGTTCGTTTTGGTCACCGGCCCGACCCTGCACCTGTTCGACGGCCTGATCCAGAACACCGGCGACTACCTGGGCGCGTTCGTGCGCAAGAGCTTCGACATGTACCTCAACGACCCCAAGGGCCGTGAGTGGATGGGCTCGTGGACGCTGTTCTACTGGGCGTGGTGGATTGCCTGGGCACCGTTCGTCGGCCTTTTCGTGGCACGCATCTCGCGTGGCCGCACCATCCGCGAAGTGATCATGGGCGTGTTGCTGATCCCGCTCGGCTTCACCCTGGCCTGGCTGTCGATCTTCGGCAATACCGCCATCGACCTGGTGCTCAACCACGGCCAGGCGATCCTGGGCGACGTCGCCCAGCACGATGCGGCGATGACGCTGTTCAAGCTGCTCGAATACCTGCCCGCCGCGCCCTACATGGCCGGTGCCGCGGTGGTGATCGGTTTCGTGCTGTTCCTGACTCCGGTCGATTCGGGCACGCTGATGATCGCCAACCTGTGCACCCGTCGTGTCGATGACGGCGTGGAGGACGGCCACGACGCGCCGATCTGGCTGCGCGTGTTCTGGGCGGCCGGCATCACCGTGGCCAGCGTCGGCCTGCTGCTGGCCGGCAACTTCAGTGCGATGCAGACGGCGGTGGTGCTGTGCGGCCTGCCGTTCTCGTTCACGCTGGCCTTCTACATGTGGGGCCTGCTGAAGGCGCTGCGCACCGATCCGGACGCGCCGCGGCGCTGA